The sequence ATTATGTTTGTTTGCTGGTCACTTTGGTGCCAAGTGAAAAAGCTTTGTCACAGAAGTCAGGACAAAGCATAAACACATGCGTCACATTCTTGGAGAGatcttgttctgttgtttgtcCCCTTTCAAAAAGCCTGCATTGTACCCAGGGCAGCAAGTTATGCAGCTTCTGACCCAGCAAATATAGGAATTGAGTCATGAAAAACAACTTCCACAGAAGCATGTCCAAGTTGAATCTTTTATTGTCTAGTAGACAAGAACTGGTTTTCTGCAATTAGAAGCTCAAATGGCATCTAGAGTTTTGCAAAACTGGAATTCCAACATAACCACAAATTAATTCCTGTACCTTAAGTAATCATTTGCACCTCTAGTAAACAATttccataaaaatacaaaacaaactttCACATTTGGGGCAAATCATCCTTTTAATAATCTAAAACGACTCCGGGATGAGAAAATTTCTTTGGGGagggtcataaaaataaaactgtaataaaaacaTCGACACTACATGTACACATCGCGGTGAATCAAGTGGGAAAATGTTAATTTCTGTGACGTTTAAGGCATTCACATTCCCCCACACCATGACAGCAGCATTGTCACAAGACATTCAGTGACTTGTCTTGAAAACATTCTCAGCCCTAAATACAGCATCACACAATTCGCTACATATGGCCCCCAAAGACTAAACATCAGTCTTCTATTCAAGCCCAGGTGTGTTTTACACAATcaatgtatctgaaaacacaCATCAACAAAGTGGCTAGTGTCTTAAAGTGTACCCACAATATGCATGTCCCTCTGAAACAAGAATATGAACAGTTTTACATTCACCTGCacaatttacaatttaaaaatCACTGAAGCAACAAAAGCACTTACTAGAAAAGAAACATTACGAATATTACAATTTGCCGATATAAATGCACTTTTAGAAACACTGAAGCCAAACCCAGAATTGTTGGGCTCATTTATGCATAAGCTATTTCAGTTTACATCCTCAGTTCCAAACAGGAACTGACAAATTGTATTGTACAAAAATGCTGTAGAAAATTTGACACCTCTAAAGTGTCACTTACACTTGGGCAGAAGTAAGTTTACCCAAAACAAACATGATATCCCCTCTAATCCTTCCCAGAGTTCAACACTCCTCTACCACGGTACCAGCCGAGGATGAGTATAGTTTTTTCTTAACAAGTCGGAAACCTGGACTCAGTTTAAGTGCATGTCTAAAAGTTGGGGCAAAGCAGGTTCCCATGAAAAGAAAGTCCCGCAGGCTTGGCCAGGCGGTGCCATCCTGCTTGAACACAAGAGTCAGCTCGAATGTGGGGACCACGGTGGCATCGTACACGATGCGATCCAGCCGCTTGCAGCCCTTGTCCAGCTCCAGGTTGACGTAGAGGACACAGCCTCGCAGGCCGCAGGGCTCACAAGACGCCAACCGTAGAACCTCTCGAGCTATCCTCCGAGTGAGCCTCTCTGGTACCAGAACAGAGGAGCAGTGCAACGTTGTCTTCTTGGCGCGGGACAGGCAGTTCTCAAACATTTTGGCCAGCTGTTGACAGGTTCTGTCCTCCATGACGTCAGCGGCCCTCTGGGGCTCGGCCAAGCAGTGATCCCAGAAGTCAAGTTCTGGGGAAAACAATGATGACTGTTAAGAAATCAATAACAGACACTGTGTAGAAATGTGTCCCCCaaaccaaagggtccgatccggcccttCGTTGAAACAAATTACACTTCAGACGTTAACAGTTAATGATGTCAAAGCTGTTTCAGATCAGACCAATGTGATCACAAgttaaaacctataaataatgacaacacattgtgaaaaaagtaaaattgcattttgactatatttacaaactgtcctttcacaataaaatatgaataacctgaaatgtcttaaaaagcagtacaatttaacaatattatccctgttattaaatgtttttgtgcagatccactgggatcttTAAGTTGTGCATATAATAAGATGAGATATAATGttgaaattgcactcatttttctaaaaaaaaaaattcaggttgtACAGGTTATTTTCaaccttttttcacactaaaacaaagagaaacatttggattattatttataggttataatggcTATTATTTTGcttgtccagcccactttagatcacttTGAGCTGCACGTGGCCCCTGAAttcaaatgagtttgaaacctctGATTTATACAACAATGCTGATTTGTGCCCTAAATGCATCTATCACTTTCACTATATGTGTCCTTTAATTATCTATTAAACAGCAATATGGAGATTTAGGAGACTATGAAATTCAATTCTCCTGCAAGGGCAAAATGATGGGctaaatgttaaccctttcatgcatgacgtccacatttgtggacacatagtttaagcttaCTTTCCAAAgtgttataaaggcaatattctccaaaccacatgggtttcccctctatagaccctaagcaatacaatgaaaagaagtgtcatcttaattttagaattttgactgctctgtgatctcatagttatcctcctaagacccagctatgggttttctgtccacgtttgtagACAGGAGTTATATcttcatacaaaaaaaccccaaaacaaacaaaaaacagcagtccaccacaaaggacattccatttttttttttttagaatgcgtctgaaaaaaatattgcatcatgatatttccaatataggtaattattaaattaaaaaaaaaaaaaagccaaaactcaaatattaacactttcatgcacagtggacagctcttctacagttgttctcttgtatattcatggattttgttcttttcgttgtttttttgtttcgtttttttacacatatctttattaaagttttaagacactacatagcttttctgacatgaataggtaacattatgtagatctctccttaGCATAAACcctccagaatcacaagccctctccatagttttcacacaatttatcagtaaatacatgtttctgtgtgtcaaaaattaaacgtgtggtgtccagctgagtggacatttttgcaacttcatgaaaaataggttcataagatttttttttttttttcattattattttttgtatgttttttttttatttttaatttttaaaatactttttttaatttatctatttatttttcagaagaaaattttcaatcgcattgttttttttccatgcctgaagaggaataaaaacactcaggaaaaaaaatttgattaaggttctcataattcgtgcatgaaagggttaaatatcttcctaataaaaccatattttttaaaaagttcaaAATGCTTTTCATCTTTAGCCTAATTGAGTAataaaaatcaatctaaaaaaaaaaaaagtagataatttcttttttcataattcatgcataaaagggttaaacacaagctGCTGAGCTTAGTAGGAATAAAAAGCTCTTCATGTATCATTTGTGGTGTGGAATCATAAAGTTGTGTCCTGCTCAGATGCTTCCCAGTCCCATTGTGTGGATGGGGCTGTTGTGCAGAGACTGAGGGATGACTTCATCCTGTGTtgactcccccctcctcctcccactGCTGCAGCCATGCACCACACTGGGATAAACAAGCACTCAACTGGAAATGTCCAGCAGCTTacagccacaaacacacacaaaaacaacaaaaaaacacacaaaaggaaAAAAGGGGAAATGTCACCTTTCTCGATGCAGTTCTGGTCATATCGACGTTCAACTAATTCCGAGATGCATTCGTTGCTTTTGGTCTTCAACGTGCTTGTAGCAACCATGGTGGCAGTATTTCTCCAGGAGTgagttttctgttttctttctttcttttttttcctttcttttttttgttttttaaccgaAGCTGCCTGTGAAAACAACCATAACCCTAATGTTAATATGCATCCACGCGCACAACAACCCGACAACACAACAAAGCATTAAATGTTACTTATTAAtattaaacaaaattaaatataacGTTAAATATTACTCACCTTTAATGTGATTTAGTGCAAAATTATTTAACTTAAAACGtttcccctaaaaaaaaaaaaaaaaatatcccaaTCACGCGCGTCTCATCgtccacactgacacacaaacagacacacaaacacacactgcacgAGCACAAACTTCTCACATTCATTTATACGGTCCTGTCACTCAGCTGACAGGAGGGTCTGACCAATCACAGCGCGTCTAAAACGAGCCTCGAGatgcgtcctgattggctgagACGGAGcgtttaaattaaataattgaccAATGGGATGGGAGCGGGGGCTGTGTTGCCACATAGAGGTGGAAGGTTTCATATGAGCAGTGAACTTTGGTATTTGATTCGACAAACTGATACTAAATGTGATTAAACAGGACCTAAACTCAGCTTTGGATTGACACACAGTTATCAGCTTATTTGTTAGGATATGAATCATGATTGTACAGTACACAATGTTAGCAAGTGTTCACTGAAGCTTGTGTTATGGACAAACAAAATGTTATTGCCAACCTTCTGTGATAGAATAAAGGTCCTGATTGGACTGTTTGGTCAAATACAAGATGTTCTGATGTTGTGGTGAGATTGTTAAATCCTCCCagtattttaattgaatgtgcaataacctgttctGCTTCCCAGTACTTTAATCAAACgtgcaataacttttttttttttttttttttttttaacctctctgtacttttattatttttttctgatacagtactctattttacaagtgtgtatttgtgtctgtctgtgcaataactgtttttatatgttttagctgtgtttaaggtgcttttattgacttataaaattttaaatggagcggcaACTTCTTACTTAACggagctggttagactgtatgcaCCTTCTTGTGCTCTTCGCTCACAAGGAcctggcctcctgactgtgcctaaagtcaggaacaagactgttggtgagcgagccttttctttccgtgcgccaacactttggaacagtcttcctctggacataaggcaggcatgctctgtggatgtttttaaagcaaagctcaagacccacttgtttactctgtgttatatgtctcgatttgtttttactgtgttaatgtttttagtttttatgttttattgtgattgattttatatctgtacagcactttgattgaaagcactttacaagtaaattattattattattattattattattatgttttctttctgtttttgttcatgtctttttttggattctgtgactcagggaaatgcacaagaattctaATGTACCTATaatgcgatgtatctgtgcaaatgacaaataaattctattctattctattctaatgaaaTAATgcaatctttttgttttttacaccaacATACCTGTCAGCAGATGTTGGAAGAGGTTCAggttagggatgtccgatattggcttttttgccaaaaaccgatatgccgatattgtccaacgcttaatttccgatatctaccgataccgctgccgatatatgtggaatattaaactaattttaggtaacatcaaatatctcctgtcatggaattaacacatcttgcctaattttattgtgatgccccattggatgcattctcaaatgcaacaaggctttcaaaatgtaaacactgtctgtgcaaagaatacatacttaaaaaaaatgccatattgtacatatatataatgtctattacagtgtggcaactctactgtacaatttcgaaaactgcacatttctttcagctacaaacaatgcttcatttacgtgtcaGTAAATgtcggtgaaatcaaggcattattttattggttttaatggttagcaaaaaaaaaaacgataacgatattcaccaatattacatttttatgccaatatcgggccgataatatcagtgggccgatattatcggacatccctagttcagGTAAAACTATGAAACAGGTACGATCATAGAGGTGAGGTTCTATGTGTTACAATCACTGTTTAGTATCCCTTACCGTAAAGAAGTGaaaatatataattattttaCTAAAACCCACTGGTCTTTTTGCACATTTCTTGAGGTTTGCCTTtcccaattatttatttatttatttttttaattgaaagatAACAAACAAATGTGGCATTTATGTCACTGTGCCACAGTTCCCATaaatacggaagaggattagggacactggggaaaaaaaagactgatatatagattttttttattattattatgagaaaaagtcagaattttgagaaaaaaacagaattctgacttttttctcataataataataaatatatatgtatatatattggaccttagtttattttatttatttattttttcccagttGTCCTAATCCTCTTTCGTACATAAAGGCACAAGTGCGTATGAATTAAGAATgaaaattggaaaaaaacaaaacaaaacaggggcTCATCTCCAGTTCTAAACAGAAATTAAAGCCTTTCCCAAAGATAGGTCGATGGCCCAAAAGAGGTCACACACTCTGTTTTATTATGTCAAAGTATAAACCAATGTGGTGATATGTGTGTGTAACAGATGTATACCCTTAAAACTCTGCAATctaatattcatgtttccaactTTGGAAGGGGATCAGGTATTATCTCCATGGAAACCTATCAATAGTTAGTTTGTTGGTGTCCAAACATTGCAAGGgtggtaaaaatattttaatgtgttgtaATAAATGTTTAGGATTATATTCAAAGCTATAAAAGTAAATACTATTtccctttttttacatttacatctgTCTTTACCAAACATATGGTAGGGACCCAAAATAGGTCACTTAGTTATTTTAATTAGGTCAAAATCTATACCACTGCTGCTGTGATATGTGTGTGATATGTGTCATAACCTAAATAAACGACTTCAGCTTCATTAATCAGATTTTGATTTATGATACAGTTTCCACTACAGATTGTTAAATGTATTTATGTCGAATATAAAAATGTGAAGGATGTTAATGGAGTTTGCTACCCTTTGATTTGAACTTATACCCACTATAAACCATAAACATTAACTTGGAAATATAAATATATGACACATGTAGCAGCAGACGGTAATTCCATGTGTGAAATGGTGAATGTAGACCTATGATCTTATGATGGTTTATGACCAAAACATGTCAATACCAGGCATGAGCAGGGCCACGTTTGCCGCTGAGTAATATACCGCGTTCATGTGATGCCAGTGGCATCTCACTTACCGTGGTTGACATTCCATTCTGCAACAAAGTTCATTCAACACTCTTTTGACAGATGAGGAGCTACTATAAATGCAGTTCAAAAtagattttttgtaatttcagtttctGTGGAGACATTAAAATTTGGGAGCCACTGTATTTTCTCTATTACACATTCGATTTTATAGAGAATGGAacacttaaccctttaatgccaaacgtatcatatctgatacatgagttctgaagccctccacatgatcagtgCGATATTTTTTTTCGtaaaaaatctgatgtatacaattagatgatacaatacacagataatccactagggcgggcctttccagtgacactacaagactgtcattaatgaggaaggaggcagaactttgacaattttgaaaaggaattaccaatttgttagatatgtctctgttatattatgtttttgtttgttcaaaaataataatatttgagcattgagacccaatgtatcaaatatgatacaaaaataaaactcataggctacatggaaattgatattttttggttgttcagaaggaccaataaaggctccagtttcatagagctagaattttctgtcactgatttaatggttcagactttaaagggttaaaagactaCATCGCCAAAGTGTGAAGTGTGGAGTTCTGCAATCTGACCTTGAATGGATCACTATAGCACCCATCAAGAAACACAAAGGGgtgtgaagtgaaatgaagcagCAGTTTGTGATTGTGAATATTCAAGAATAGCAGCTCAGCGGATTCTGactggttttttgtttgtttgttttttttaaatctctcacAGGAATGTAATAATCTGCAAAGTAATATTTTCCAGATGGATGCCTGGAACAAACAGACCTGCAGTGGGTTGCCAGCTTTTGTAGGAGTGAGGAGGAAGCTCCTGGCCAATAGGTCTCATCTTCCTGTATttgtaaatgtatgtgtgtgtacatttggcaggtggaacactgagcacagTTGTTCAACTCAGCAGTACTTTATCCCTCATCACACCCGGTCTCAACACAAATTTTCTCCCAGTAACTGGATCTGCCCCTCTTACCCCCAGCAGCTCTGCTGGCTGAGGGTAATGGAATCTACTGAACGAGAGAGCGCTTTCCTCCAGTCACATGGCGAGAACTAGATACTGTATCCCTCAGTAAAAAGTCACATGCTTTGGCTGGTGTTGCAGCCTTTGTGAATGTAGGCCTATACTCTATGAAATGCTGGATCAGCAAGGGCTTTGTTTAAGTTACAGCAGAAGACAGAGATACCAGCAGGGGTTAGACACTCAGCCGGTTTAATACTCCTTCATCTTCTCATGGAGGGTCAACAGGTTCAAGAAGGCAAGAAAACTGGAGAAAGGTGGAAATAAGACAAACTGAAAAGTTGTGCTAACATTTTGTCATAATCAGGTTGCTTTAGTTAAACAGGTTTAGTCATAAAAGGATTTAACAACACCTTATTTTGCAGCTGACCTACCCCACATTTATAGTATTTATCAGTCTCCTTTTGTTTGATCTTGTCATTTTTTATTACAAATTTCCATGATATACTGTAACCCTAAAATCCCTCCAAACTTTGTGGTGActttcaaattaatttttgtctacatttcactTTTCTAAAGAGTTTTATCTGAATTTTGTAtcattttatcctctgcattttgcatttttcagtgaaaagcaggtgttttcctacatttaattcactaaccatattgatgttcataaaagctcagtgtaaatccAAAAGTTGATATACAAATTAAGAAGcaggtttttcagcaaaatatgtcattaagtgaatataaaaacaaatgtttattccgctgtcatttgttaaaactacatgagtttattggtgaattaatgttgcagaagatatcGATGTTTCCaatttcactacagagcct comes from Sphaeramia orbicularis chromosome 18, fSphaOr1.1, whole genome shotgun sequence and encodes:
- the LOC115439082 gene encoding DNA damage-inducible transcript 4-like protein produces the protein MVATSTLKTKSNECISELVERRYDQNCIEKELDFWDHCLAEPQRAADVMEDRTCQQLAKMFENCLSRAKKTTLHCSSVLVPERLTRRIAREVLRLASCEPCGLRGCVLYVNLELDKGCKRLDRIVYDATVVPTFELTLVFKQDGTAWPSLRDFLFMGTCFAPTFRHALKLSPGFRLVKKKLYSSSAGTVVEEC